One segment of Anaerolineae bacterium DNA contains the following:
- a CDS encoding aminopeptidase: MSDPRVQKLAHLLVAYSTVVKPGDWVLVRSHPLALPLVTGVVEEITRAGGHVTLQLTHEAPTEAFLKRASEEQLRWISPLERLAMEQANVLINIRAAENTRALSGVDPKKSQLAQVARRALTETFMRRSAEGSLRWVGTLFPCPAYAQEADMSLAEYEDFVYHATFCDQDDPVASWHKVHEEQQRLVDWLKGKNEVVVKGPNADLRLSIEGRSFINSDGHHNMPSGEIFTGPVEDSVNGWVRFTYPAIYGGREVEGVELRFENGRVVEAKAEKNEDFLLALLESDPGARYLGEFAIGTNYGIQRFTKNILFDEKIGGTIHMAVGAGYPETGSQNKSSIHWDFICDMRQDSEIWVDGVLFYKDGQFQV, from the coding sequence ATGAGCGATCCCCGTGTGCAAAAGTTGGCCCACTTGCTGGTGGCCTATTCCACCGTGGTGAAGCCCGGCGATTGGGTGCTGGTGCGCAGCCACCCCCTAGCCCTGCCCCTGGTGACCGGGGTGGTCGAGGAGATCACCCGCGCTGGCGGCCATGTGACGCTGCAATTGACCCATGAAGCGCCCACCGAAGCCTTTCTCAAACGGGCCAGCGAAGAGCAACTGCGCTGGATTTCGCCTCTGGAACGGCTGGCCATGGAGCAGGCCAATGTGCTCATCAACATCCGCGCGGCGGAAAACACCCGCGCGCTAAGCGGCGTGGACCCCAAGAAAAGCCAACTGGCTCAGGTGGCCCGTCGCGCTCTCACCGAGACCTTCATGCGCCGCTCGGCCGAGGGTAGCCTGCGCTGGGTGGGCACCCTCTTCCCCTGTCCGGCGTATGCGCAGGAAGCCGACATGAGCCTGGCCGAGTACGAAGATTTTGTCTATCACGCCACCTTCTGCGACCAGGATGACCCTGTGGCTTCCTGGCATAAGGTGCATGAGGAGCAACAGCGCCTGGTGGACTGGCTCAAAGGCAAGAACGAGGTGGTCGTCAAGGGCCCCAACGCCGATTTGCGCCTTTCCATCGAAGGGCGTTCCTTCATCAACTCCGACGGCCACCACAACATGCCCAGTGGTGAAATCTTCACCGGTCCAGTGGAGGATTCGGTCAACGGGTGGGTGCGCTTCACCTATCCCGCCATCTACGGTGGCCGGGAGGTCGAAGGGGTGGAGTTGCGCTTCGAGAACGGACGCGTGGTGGAGGCCAAAGCCGAAAAGAATGAGGACTTTTTGCTGGCCTTGCTGGAAAGCGACCCCGGCGCCCGCTACCTGGGCGAGTTCGCCATCGGCACCAACTACGGCATCCAGCGCTTCACCAAGAACATCCTTTTTGACGAGAAAATCGGCGGCACCATTCACATGGCCGTGGGTGCCGGCTATCCTGAGACGGGGTCGCAGAACAAGTCCAGCATTCACTGGGACTTCATCTGCGACATGCGCCAGGATAGCGAAATCTGGGTGGACGGGGTGTTGTTTTACAAGGACGGCCAGTTCCAGGTGTGA